Proteins co-encoded in one Paraburkholderia terrae genomic window:
- the kynU gene encoding kynureninase, with protein sequence MNQREEALALDAADPLAPLRDQFALAPNVIYLDGNSLGVPPAAAAQRAQTVIGAEWGEGLIRSWNTAGWFSLPRRLGNKLAALIGAAHNEVVVTDTISINLFKVLSAALRMQDKRDPKRRVIVSERSNFPTDLYIAQGLIKQLDRGYELRLVDDPSELPAAITDDVAVAMITHVNYRTGYMHDMAALTKLIHDKGALALWDLAHSAGAVPVDLNGVGADCAVGCTYKYLNGGPGSPAFAWVPHRHQSDFEQPLSGWWGHRAPFAMDPTYAADDGIGRFLCGTQPMVSMALVECGLDIFLQTDMQAIRKKSLALTDLFIELVETRCKEFPLTLVTPRAHAQRGSHASFEHPHGYEVMQALIARGVIGDYREPHVLRFGFTPLYTRFVDVWDAVEHLRHVLEHEIWRAPEFAARGAVT encoded by the coding sequence ATGAATCAACGTGAAGAAGCACTCGCGCTGGATGCAGCCGACCCCCTCGCGCCGCTGCGCGACCAGTTCGCGCTTGCGCCGAACGTCATCTATCTGGACGGCAATTCGCTCGGCGTACCGCCCGCCGCGGCCGCGCAGCGCGCGCAGACCGTGATCGGCGCCGAATGGGGCGAAGGACTGATCCGCAGCTGGAATACGGCCGGCTGGTTCTCGCTGCCGCGGCGTCTGGGCAACAAGCTCGCGGCGCTGATCGGCGCGGCGCACAACGAAGTTGTGGTGACCGACACGATTTCGATCAACCTGTTCAAGGTGCTGTCGGCGGCGCTGCGCATGCAGGACAAGCGCGACCCGAAGCGCCGCGTGATCGTGTCGGAGCGTTCGAACTTTCCGACCGACCTGTACATCGCGCAAGGGCTGATCAAACAACTGGATCGCGGTTATGAGTTGCGCCTCGTCGATGATCCGTCCGAATTGCCCGCCGCCATCACCGACGATGTCGCCGTCGCGATGATCACGCACGTCAACTACCGCACGGGATACATGCACGACATGGCCGCGCTGACGAAGCTGATCCACGACAAGGGGGCGCTCGCGCTGTGGGACCTGGCGCATTCGGCAGGTGCCGTGCCTGTCGATCTGAATGGCGTCGGCGCGGATTGTGCCGTCGGTTGCACGTACAAGTATCTGAATGGCGGTCCGGGTTCGCCTGCGTTCGCGTGGGTGCCACATCGTCACCAGAGCGATTTCGAACAGCCACTGTCGGGCTGGTGGGGACATCGCGCGCCGTTTGCGATGGACCCGACCTACGCAGCTGACGACGGTATCGGCCGCTTCTTGTGCGGCACGCAGCCGATGGTGTCGATGGCGCTCGTCGAATGCGGGCTCGACATTTTTCTGCAAACCGACATGCAGGCGATCCGCAAGAAGTCGCTTGCGCTGACGGATCTTTTCATCGAACTGGTGGAGACACGCTGCAAGGAATTTCCGCTCACGCTGGTGACGCCGCGCGCACATGCGCAACGCGGTTCGCATGCGAGCTTCGAGCATCCGCACGGCTATGAAGTAATGCAGGCGCTGATCGCGCGCGGTGTGATCGGCGATTATCGCGAGCCGCATGTATTGCGATTTGGTTTTACGCCGCTGTACACGCGCTTTGTCGACGTGTGGGATGCCGTCGAGCATCTGCGACACGTGCTCGAACACGAGATCTGGCGCGCGCCTGAATTTGCCGCACGCGGCGCCGTGACCTGA
- the kynB gene encoding arylformamidase has product MDTLWDITPAVDTATPVWPGDTPVAIERVWRMEAGSPVNVARLTLSPHTGAHTDAPLHYDADGAAIGAVPLDAYLGRCRVIHCIGATPLVSREHVAASLDGVPPRVLLRTYREAPVTAWDSNFCAVAPDTIDLLAAHGVKLIGIDTPSLDPQESKTMAAHHRIRAHRMAILEGIVLDAVAPGDYELIALPLKLTTLDASPVRAVLRALPEQRPSA; this is encoded by the coding sequence ATGGACACGCTTTGGGACATCACGCCCGCCGTCGATACGGCGACGCCCGTCTGGCCGGGCGACACGCCCGTGGCCATCGAGCGCGTGTGGCGGATGGAGGCGGGCTCGCCCGTCAATGTCGCACGGTTGACGCTCTCGCCGCACACGGGCGCACACACCGACGCGCCGCTGCACTACGACGCCGACGGCGCCGCGATCGGCGCGGTGCCGCTCGATGCGTATCTCGGCCGCTGCCGCGTGATCCACTGCATCGGCGCGACGCCGCTGGTGAGCCGGGAGCATGTTGCCGCGTCGCTCGATGGCGTGCCGCCGCGCGTGCTGCTGCGCACCTACCGCGAAGCGCCCGTCACGGCGTGGGACAGCAATTTCTGCGCAGTCGCGCCCGACACGATCGATCTGCTCGCCGCGCACGGTGTGAAGCTGATCGGCATCGACACGCCGTCGCTCGATCCGCAGGAATCGAAAACGATGGCCGCGCATCACCGCATCCGCGCGCACCGGATGGCGATTCTCGAAGGCATCGTGCTCGACGCCGTCGCACCCGGCGACTACGAGCTGATCGCGCTGCCGCTCAAGCTGACGACGCTCGACGCCAGCCCGGTACGCGCCGTGCTGCGCGCACTGCCTGAACAACGACCTTCCGCTTAA
- a CDS encoding Lrp/AsnC family transcriptional regulator gives MNAISLDATDCRILTVLQHEGRISNLDLAERISLSPSACLRRLRLLEEQGVIERYRACLNREVLGFELEAFVQVSMRNDQENWHERFADALRDWPEVVGAFVVTGETHYLLRVLAHNLKHYSDFVLSRLYKAPGVLDIRSNIVLQTLKEDSGVPVALVASSKAQQPG, from the coding sequence ATGAACGCGATCTCACTGGACGCCACCGATTGCCGTATCTTGACGGTGCTGCAGCACGAAGGACGAATCAGCAATCTGGATCTGGCGGAGCGCATCTCGCTTTCGCCGTCCGCGTGTCTACGACGTTTACGCCTGCTGGAAGAGCAGGGCGTGATCGAGCGTTACCGCGCGTGTCTGAACCGCGAAGTGCTGGGGTTCGAACTGGAAGCCTTCGTGCAGGTATCGATGCGCAACGACCAGGAGAACTGGCATGAGCGCTTCGCCGACGCGCTGCGCGACTGGCCGGAAGTGGTCGGCGCGTTCGTCGTGACGGGGGAGACGCATTATCTGCTGCGGGTGCTCGCCCACAATCTCAAGCACTATTCGGATTTCGTGCTCAGCCGGCTGTACAAGGCGCCGGGCGTATTGGACATCCGCTCGAATATCGTGCTGCAGACGCTGAAGGAAGATTCGGGCGTGCCCGTCGCACTGGTAGCGAGCTCGAAGGCGCAACAACCAGGCTAG